The following coding sequences lie in one Arachis ipaensis cultivar K30076 chromosome B03, Araip1.1, whole genome shotgun sequence genomic window:
- the LOC107632946 gene encoding uncharacterized protein LOC107632946 — protein MTPDRSWMSRRQDCTGHLSEEFKKGVVEFVDFVERNPTVIDSLGRILCPCTKCKNRIRDEIFWVEKHLCDRGFMEGYTNWTAHGKERWVEQDATNVTQEHEEENTNPYVDMVIDAAGDNLNVMEGLEEDPNPSASKFYKLLRSANEPLWDGCTKHTILSAVTQLVNLKSEFNMSESCYNRMVAIIKSMLPESEKLPEDFYRSKTMIQELGLGYEKIDTCPNHCMLYYKETSDKTSYAACTMCGHPRFKPKAGDTINSSRCVPYSILRYFPITPRLQRLFMSKTTAQYMKWHVDEVRHDESVITHPADADAWKQFDATHEPFAQESRNVRLGLCTDGFNPFSGSKTPYSCWPVFVTPYNLPPSMCMRREYIFLSLLIPGPKSPGKRLDVYLRPLIDELKVLWDNGVTTYDAWQKKNFNMKAVLLWTISDFPAYGMLSGWSTHGRLSCPICMKNTKSFRLQHGAEPCWFDCHRQYLPAGHAFRRDRYSFKKLTVESSFPPKRMILNELDRLEEANFGANSRGKKGDFGTIHNWVRKSIFWELPYWSTNLIRHNLDIMHIEKNVFDNIFNTVMDVKGKTKDNANAREDLKLICKRPNLELVFKNGKYKKPKSTYVLDSQQRRIVCEWIKQLKFPDGYASNISRCVNLADGKIYGMKSHDSHVFMERLIPLAFRDVLPKFIWGVLTELSLFFKEICAIEIRPNAVEQAEISIIETDCKLEKNFSPAFFDVMEHLVIHIPYEAKVGGPVQYRWMYPFERCMLFLKQKVRNKARVEGSICEAYILEEISNFTSMYFESTIQTRRTQVPRNDDGGSNMDENHLSIFRYPCLSIGRGSKKYLTDEELHIVHTYILVNCEEIEPYLQQFEDSLKELDPNISEDEILIVDTGHIRSRMIQQIAYGPSKSVTSYNGLKVNGYRFHTKDHDKNRATMNSGVCVKENIYGENDLDYYGILEEILELSYLGDGNSVFIFRCCWFDPINGVKVDERYGLVDIKYKSRLQSNEPFVLAEQAQQVYYTKYPHSGNKSNGEWWAACKVRAKLYINETLHDPDEELNGQDDSNDFYQDSVSELRAQNVISEDEVISLFDANAPIEEVNAEDINCPMDTLLNDEFINDNEDFDGEDSESACSEDENEDYVM, from the exons ATGACGCCTGATAGGAGTTGGATGTCACGAAGGCAAGATTGCACTGGTCATCTAAGCGAGGAATTTAAGAAAGGTGTTGTGGAATTCGTAGATTTTGTAGAAAGAAACCCGACAGTCATTGATAGTTTAGGTCGCATTCTTTGTCCATGCACAAAATGTAAGAACAGGATTAGGGATGAAATATTTTGGGTCGAAAAGCATTTGTGTGATCGTGGGTTTATGGAGGGTTATACAAACTGGACTGCTCATGGTAAGGAAAGATGGGTTGAACAGGATGCAACAAATGTTACCCAAGAACATGAGGAAGAGAATACAAATCCATATGTAGACATGGTTATTGATGCTGCAGGTGATAACTTAAATGTAATGGAAGGTTTAgaagaggatccaaatccatcaGCGTCGAAGTTTTATAAGTTGCTGAGGAGTGCTAACGAACCTTTGTGGGATGGCTGCACCAAGCATACAATATTATCAGCTGTAACCCAGCTAGTAAACTTGAAATCAGAATTCAACATGAGTGAGAGCTGTTATAATCGAATGGTTGCCATAATCAAGAGCATGCTCCCAGAATCAGAGAAGTTGCCAGAAGATTTTTACCGGTCAAAGACAATGATtcaagaattaggattaggatatgAGAAAATTGATACTTGTCCTAATCACTGTATGCTATATTATAAAGAAACAAGTGACAAGACTAGTTATGCAGCTTGCACAATGTGTGGACACCCACGATTTAAGCCAAAGGCAGGGGATACAATTAATAGTAGTAGGTGTGTGCCATACTCAATATTGAGATATTTTCCTATTACTCCAAGGCTTCAACGTTTGTTTATGTCTAAAACTACTGCGCAATATATGAAGTGGCATGTGGATGAAGTACGCCACGATGAATCGGTTATCACACATCCGGCTGATGCTGATGCTTGGAAACAATTTGATGCCACCCATGAACCATTTGCCCAAGAATCTAGAAATGTTAGGCTTGGACTTTGCACTGATGGTTTTAATCCATTTTCTGGCTCGAAGACTCCATACTCATGTTGGCCTGTGTTTGTCACACCTTACAATCTTCCTCCAAGTATGTGCATGAGAAGAGAGTACATATTCCTTAGTCTTTTGATCCCTGGACCGAAGTCTCCCGGAAAAAGATTAGATGTTTATCTTAGACCGCTGATTGACGAGTTAAAGGTTTTGTGGGACAATGGTGTTACTACTTATGATGCATggcaaaagaaaaattttaacatGAAGGCAGTATTATTGTGGACTATAAGCGATTTTCCGGCTTATGGAATGTTGTCTGGTTGGAGCACTCACGGCCGACTTTCTTGTCCGATTTGCATGAAGAACACTAAATCGTTTCGACTACAACACGGCGCTGAACCCTGCTGGTTTGATTGTCATCGACAGTACTTGCCTGCTGGTCATGCCTTTCGTCGTGATCGGTACTCTTTTAAAAAGTTAACCGTGGAAAGTTCTTTTCCACCGAAACGAATGATCTTAAATGAGTTGGACAGACTCGAGGAAGCTAACTTTGGGGCTAATTCGAGAGGAAAAAAGGGTGACTTTGGTACCATTCATAATTGGGTGagaaaaagtatattttgggaGTTGCCTTATTGGTCAACTAATTTGATAAGACACAATTTAGACATTATGCATAttgaaaaaaatgtttttgaCAACATCTTTAACACTGTTATGGACGTAAAGGGCAAGACAAAAGACAACGCGAATGCAAGAGAAGATTTGAAGCTAATATGCAAGCGCCCTAACTTGGAGTTGGTATTCAAGAATGGAAAGTACAAAAAACCAAAATCCACATATGTCTTAGATTCTCAACAAAGGAGGATAGTATGTGAGTGGATAAAGCAATTAAAATTTCCTGATGGTTATGCATCAAATATTTCACGATGTGTTAATCTAGCGGATGGGAAGATATATGGAATGAAGAGTCATGACAGTCATGTTTTCATGGAAAGACTAATACCGTTGGCATTTCGAGACGTGTTGCCAAAATTCATATGGGGAGTGCTAACAGAACTCAGCTTGTTCTTTAAAGAAATTTGTGCTATTGAAATACGCCCTAATGCTGTGGAGCAGGCAGAGATTTCCATTATTGAAACGGATTGTAAGCTAGAAAAAAATTTTTCGCCAGCTTTCTTTGATGTGATGGAGCATTTAGTTATCCACATCCCCTATGAAGCTAAGGTTGGAGGACCTGTGCAGTATCGATGGATGTATCCATTTGAAAGGTGTATGCTATTCTTAAAACAAAAAGTTCGAAATAAGGCAAGAGTTGAAGGATCTATTTGTGAAGCATATATTTTGGAAGAAATTTCAAACTTTACTTCTATGTATTTTGAATCAACAATACAAACAAGGCGGACTCAAGTTCCCAGGAACGATGATGGTGGCTCAAATATGGACGAGAATCACTTGTCTATTTTTAGATACCCATGTCTTTCCATTGGGCGAGGTTCAAAAAAATACTTAACTGATGAAGAACTTCATATCGTCCACACATACATTCTTGTCAACTGCGAAGAAATAGAACCTTATCTCCA ACAATTTGAGGATTCACTGAAAGAGTTAGATCCAAATATCTCCGAGGATGAAATACTAATT GTAGATACAGGTCATATTAGAAGTAGAATGATTCAACAGATAGCTTATGGTCCTTCTAAATCTGTCACTTCGTACAACGGCTTAAAAGTTAATGGATATAGATTTCATACTAAGGATCACGACAAAAATAGAGCTACTATGAATAGTGGGGTATGTGTTAAAGAAAATATTTATGGAGAAAATGACTTAGACTACTACGGCATTCTTGAGGAGATATTGGAACTGTCATACTTGGGTGATGGAAATTCTGTATTTATCTTTCGATGCTGCTGGTTTGACCCAATTAACGGTGTCAAAGTTGATGAGAGATATGGGTTAGTTGACATAAAGTATAAATCAAGACTACAATCAAATGAGCCGTTTGTTTTGGCTGAACAAGCACAACAGGTATATTATACAAAATACCCACATAGTGGGAATAAGTCCAACGGGGAATGGTGGGCGGCTTGTAAAGTTAGAGCCAAGCTATATATAAATGAAACTTTGCATGATCCAGATGAAGAACTCAATGGGCAAGATGACAGTAATGACTTTTATCAAGATAGTGTTTCTGAATTAAGAGCGCAAAATGTCATTTCAGAGGATGAAGTTATTTCATTGTTTGATGCAAATGCTCCAATAGAAGAGGTAAATGCAGAAGATATAAATTGTCCAATGGACACTTTGCTGAATGATGAGTTCATCAACGATAACGAAGATTTTGACGGTGAAGATAGTGAAAGTGCTTGTTCCGAAGACGAGAATGAAGACTATGTGATGTAG